A segment of the Desulfonauticus submarinus genome:
ATAAATTTTATGTTGGATATTCATACCAAAGAACACGGATATCTAGAAGTTTTGCCTCCATTTATTGTAAATGCAGATTCTATGCAAGCTACTGGTCAGCTCCCAAAATTTAAAGAAGATTTATTTAAGTTAGAGGGGTTAGAATATTATTTAATTCCTACAGCCGAAGTACCAGTGATTAACTTGCATAGAGACGAAGTTTTGCAAGCAGAACAATTGCCGATTAATTACACAGCATATACCCCTTGTTTTAGGTCAGAAGCTGGTTCTTATGGACGGGATACAAAGGGTATAATTAGACAACATCAATTTGATAAAGTAGAGCTAATTCGTTTTGTTCATCCCGAAGACTCTTATGAAGAGTTAGAGAGGTTAGTTAGACATGCAGAGAAAATTTTACAACTTTTAGAGCTTCCTTATAGAGTAGTTGCTTTATGTACAGGCGATCTTGGATTTTCAGCAGCTAAGACTTATGATTTAGAGGTGTGGTTGCCTGGGCAAAATAAATATAGAGAAATATCGTCTTGTTCTAATTGTGAAGATTTTCAGGCCAGGAGAGCGAATATTAGACTTAAGGATAAAAAAAATAAAAAAATAAAATATCCTCATATCTTAAACGGTTCCGGATTAGCAATAGGAAGAACCTTGGTAGCGATTTTAGAAAATTATCAACAGGAAGATGGTACTGTAATTGTCCCCAAGGTATTAAAACCATATCTTAATGGATTATCCAAAATAGAGCCTAGGAAATAAACTTTAGGCCTCCATCTTTGTTTACCTAAAAAAGGGGGATTTTGGGTAAACAAGAAGAGGGAAAGATATGGCCAAGCTACACCCATGATGGAGGCCTAAAGTTTATTAAACTCTTTCTCTTTTAAAATACTTCTATAGTTATGTCAATTTTGACTTAATTTTTATTTTAAATACTTTTTTGTCTGGTCTTTATTTTTAACTATATAACATATTGGTTTTTTTGGTCTATTTTTAGGTGTCATGGAAATTTTTTTAAATAAAGTTACATTTCCTGTTTTTGGGATACAATTAAAATATAGTTATGAGAGTTATAGAGCCTAAGCAGTCGGTTCTTGAATTCGGGCGATATAGGTTTGAATAGATAGTATGATAGTTAGCAATTTTTCTGTTTTTGGATGAAGTCAAGTATTAACTTTGAGAGGGATGGACTATTTTATTTGTAGGTAGAACCAAATACTTAGGAGTACAAGTGTACTTATTCCTATGAGTAAAAATAGCCATTTTTTATAGGGAGTTTTATTAGTGATAAGCGTTTTATGTTTGTTATATTTTATATTTGGGAAAAGTATTTTTTCTTCTTTGGCAATACGGGTACGTAGTGCCAAAATAATGGTTTGGGTATCTGATATAAAAGAGGAAGAAGACGATTTTATATTTTCTAAAGGTTTCCATTTATTTATGTAAGCACTAAAGGCTTGTTTTAATCTTCCCATTTCTTTGGAAAATTTTTCAGCTAATTCTCTTATTTCTTTATTTGGATGCTCGCGTAAAACAGGGTACATAAAGTCATCTTCTAGCAAAAGATGTTTTTTTAGAGTTGAGGATAGCGTCGATAAGATTTTTTTTAATTCTGGGATATTATTAAACTTTTGGGTTTCTTTTATTTTTAAAGTCTCTTTTTCCAATGAAGTTAATAAATATAAAATAGTTTGGTGTTGTTCTGTTAGAGATTGATAATAGTTCATGTCTTTTCTCCATTAGTTTTATAGTTAAAGTAAAGATACTTTATTTTTTTTATAGAGATTTGTAAAGTTCAGTTTAAATTTTAGATAGAGTTGTTTTATTAGATTTTTTAAGGTTATTTGAGATAATGTTTAAGAAGTTATTTAATTAGGTGTAGGTATTGAAGAAAAAACACAGCGAGAGAGAACTCTCGCTGTGTAAAGGTAAAAGAAGTGGATAAGTAGAGGTTTTTAGAAGGGAGGCAGTATGCTATATCCTAAGAATCCTTTGGTTGTGTAGCGAATACCTACATAAAAAGCCAACACTACAAACAATCTCTTCAACCAAATGTCTGGAATATATTTGGAAGTCCTTGGACCAATCACTGATCCTACTATTATTCCTAACAATTCCACTCCTATTAAAGGCCAAAATACAGGAGTACCTTTAACAAACATATAAGAAAATATACTTGTAATCATACCTATCAATACTGCTAATGCTGAAGTTCCTGCAACCAAATACATGGGCAAACCTGCAACACTAGTCAAAAATGGTACTAATAAAAATCCACCACCTACTCCCAAAAAGGAAGCTATTGCAGCAATAAAAAATCCACCAACTACTGGAATCAATGGATTAAAAGAAAATTCTACTCCATAAAAT
Coding sequences within it:
- the serS gene encoding serine--tRNA ligase; protein product: MLDLKFVRKNLDVVKEALIKRNMDFQWDEFLSLDEERRSLIHRVEKLKEERNRSSQEVAQKKKKQEDVQDLVERLSIISKEIKELDAKLRKIDEKFNNILLTIPNIPHPSVPIGKDESENKVIKVWGDVPTFNFQPREHWEIGKILQGLDFSRAAKLTGSRFVVMWGWAAKLERALINFMLDIHTKEHGYLEVLPPFIVNADSMQATGQLPKFKEDLFKLEGLEYYLIPTAEVPVINLHRDEVLQAEQLPINYTAYTPCFRSEAGSYGRDTKGIIRQHQFDKVELIRFVHPEDSYEELERLVRHAEKILQLLELPYRVVALCTGDLGFSAAKTYDLEVWLPGQNKYREISSCSNCEDFQARRANIRLKDKKNKKIKYPHILNGSGLAIGRTLVAILENYQQEDGTVIVPKVLKPYLNGLSKIEPRK
- a CDS encoding hemerythrin domain-containing protein, producing the protein MNYYQSLTEQHQTILYLLTSLEKETLKIKETQKFNNIPELKKILSTLSSTLKKHLLLEDDFMYPVLREHPNKEIRELAEKFSKEMGRLKQAFSAYINKWKPLENIKSSSSSFISDTQTIILALRTRIAKEEKILFPNIKYNKHKTLITNKTPYKKWLFLLIGISTLVLLSIWFYLQIK